The window TTATGCATCATTTCATGAAGAAATCTATATTATCCTGGATGACGACCATAATTAGTTATTACATTTTGCAGTGCTAGGACTGATCTTTAGCAGTCATTTCTATGAATGTGTTTCAAGTTTATGAATCAGGCTCTGGTTCAGATTAATCGGATTCAGATGAGTCATAAAATTCAGATGGAGATTCAGTTGTTAGTCTAGTCAGACGAAGAGTCAAGCAAAGCCAACAATGTATCCAATTCGGAATCCTAAACACTTTCAGACTCTGTCCCACATAAAGAGAGCCTGGCCCTTGATGGGGACTGTGTTCTGCTCGATGGTGGTTGGCTTGTGGTCCTCTAGGCTTCTGACAGCCAGTGCAGTTCTAGATGCATGTTCAGGTGCATCCTCCTTTAAAATTTGCACCAGTCTTTCAAGATAAATACCTAGTAAATTACCAGTATGCTACTTTCACCGCTTCAGGGCATCAATTCCATTTTACCAGCACCTAAATTATACAATTTGAGAAACACGTTGGGGTGTTTTATAGTCCGGGATTAGAATTAATCTTTGTCCAGAAAACTAGTCCTTAAAATTGGAAGCTAATCAAGCGAAAATTGATTTATTTTAAATTGTAACCTGTGGTGAAAAACAGACCAACATCAACAGGTTGTTCCTGAGTAGGTTCTGCCTGATGCAGGTCTTGCATCCTCTGGGTGACTTCAGTCACACACCCTCTGCATGCCACTACTCAGGTATGAGCATTGCATTGCTTCAGTTGTGTTACAGTACAGGGAAAAACATACATTGCAAAGAGTCAGAGGCTCCATTTCCATTTGTCTCATCTCAATGGTCCCTCCACTCAGACCTTTTCCTATGGCTTTTGAGGATTGGACATATTGAGGAAAGATAAATTGAGAATGGGGCAAAGGTATTACCTTTGTTACATCTCTCCTCTAGCTCCATGGGAACTCTTTGAACCCACTATCACATCATTCCTGCACTTCATGACCACTTGCTCCAAGTGCAACACCATCTCCTCCAAAgttaattatttaactaggcaagtcagttaagaacaaattcttatttacactgacagccaggcaaaaggcctccagcggggactggggctgggattaaaaataaaagacaacacatcacgacaacactacataaagagagacctataagacgacaacatagcatggtagcagcacaaaacagggtacaaacattattgggcacagacaacggcaagaaggtagagacaaataTACATCACAccaagcagccacaactgtcagtaagagtgtccatgattgagtctttgaatgaagagattgagataaaactgtccagtttgagtgtttgttgcagcttgttccagtcgctaatGGTAAGGTCCTCGGTGGAGGTGATAGGACAAATGCACCCCTAACAAATAGTCTGTCTTGTGGATCTCCATGCTGTGGGAAACTTTCACCCGTTTAACATGTTTTGATTGATAAGGTCCATGTTGAGAAAGCCACATGCAAAGTATTTTACATCTAACGTTCCTCAAAGTTGAGTCAGACCTTACATCGACAGAACAGTCTTACTCCGTTCTCTCAAATGATAAAATTACTTAAATTAGGCCAAATTCATTAGAGCACAGGGCGGCGCAAAATTGGTCCAGCATCGTATgtgtagggtttggccgggataggccgtcattgtaaaaaagaatTTGTTCCTGACTTACcaagtgaaaacattttttttttttttaaatagctgcTGTCATACCACTAAGAAATTGAACATGCAGCTTTTCTTAGAAAATAAGATCTAATCTTTAGATAATTGATATTTAAAGAATAAATATTTAACAATGACATACTGATACTGTGATTATGAGATCTGACATTATGACGCATTAGATTCCACAGGCCATCATTCACACCCAAATTAGTTGGGACAAAAGCCTATGcagtgaaacaaaaacaaaagactGAACGCATTTAAATTCTCTTTATTAAATTCAAACATCCAGTTACTCCACAAATCAATACAGTCAATATAACAAACTTTGTCCTAGGGTAGCAGTTTCAATTTAGAGCGTTGTAAATGAAAAGGCAATAAGGCGGTCTCCACATTGGTAGTGATGGCCAGCTCCATTGTATGATAAAGATCACAATGACCCTTGCGAAGACAGTCACTAGGAATTAAATAAATGAAAGAAAACACCTTGTAACAACCTTTATAAAGCTATTCTCCCCATAATCCTGCTAACACATTTGGTTGCAAATTACATTTCGTTGTCAATCATGTTCGGGATAGTGTCATCCTAAATACAATCTTGCAACAACTTCACAAAATGCAAGTGTAACACTGTGTCCTTTTCTGGTCTGCTGTCCCCCAACCTTGAAGCCCAGGCGTCGCTAGTCAACGAGACAATTTGGAAGGATGGAGTCACGACTAGCAGTGCCCTGAAAGACAACCAGGAAAATGATTTAACGATACACCCTTTTGCATGTTAAAATGTGACACCAGAAATCTGCAAATTGgggactcctgagtggcgcagcagtctaaggcgtcACCACAGACAGGGGTTCAGAGCAGACAGAAGAGTCACTACAGAcaggggttcgatcccaggctgtgtcacaaccggccatgacagggagtcccatagggctgtgcaCAAAGGGCAAAACATCGTcagggttagggcagggtttggccagggaagctttacttggctcattgcactctagcgactccttgtggtgggcctggcgcctgcaggctgacaaCGTTCATCAGTTGAACGATATTTCCTCCtaaacattggtgcggctggcgtACATACGGGTTAAGCAGGCGGGTGTTAAGTGCGGTTGGGGAAGGAGGCATGATTCGACCTTCGCATCTCCCGACGGAGTTGCAGTGTAATTGTATATCACGAAatgggggagaaaagggggtaaaaaataaataacaataatgacaaaaaaAGTCCGATCCGAAAGGGTTGACACTCTGACACAAACCTATAAGATACTTAGTTAGCTACAGTTTGTATTTTTCCCATCCATGTCTGATCTGAAGTTACCTGAAGGACAGTATGGTAAAAAAAAATTACCATTAACTTTATTGtgcatgtgtaacggatgtgaaacggctagcttagttagcggtgcgtgctaaatagcgtttcaatcggtgacgtcacttgccagggccgcggcttttgtggagcgatgggtaacgacgcTTCGgcggtgactgttgttgatgtgtgcagagggtccctggttcgcacccgggtatgggcgaggggacggtatAAAGTTATACCATTACACATGTCAGATCCGACAGGGTTGTCAATCTTACAGGAATCAGGTTCGGGATAGGTTCATCCTTAATACAATCTTGGAAGGAGTTTGCACAAAACTAAGATACTTACAGCTAGCTACAAGATGTACTTTCTCCATCCATTCTGGTCTGCACTTCCCTGAAAGACAGTACAGTCAAAATATTAACATGAAGTTTGTGCATGCATGTTCAAATGTATCATGATCAATTATGCTAATTGTATTTCAGAAGTCAGATCCGACAGGGTTGTCAATCTTATAGGAATCAGGTTCGGGATAGGTTCATCCTTAATACAATCTTGGAAGGAGTTTGCACAAAACTAAGATACTTACAGCTAGCTACAAGATGTACTTTCTCCATCCATTCTGGTCTGCAGTTCCCTGAAAGACAGTACAGTCAAAATATTAACATGAAGTTTGTGCATGCATGTTCAAATGTATCATGATCAATTATGCTAATTGTATTTCAGAAGTCAGATCCGACAGGGTTGTCAATCTTACAGGAATCAGGTTCGGGATAGGTTCATCCTTAATACAATCTTGGAAGGAGTTTGCACAAAACTAAGATACTTACAGCTAGCTACAAGATGTACTTTCTCCATCCATTCTGGTCTGCACTTCCCTGAAAGACAGTACAGTCAAAATATTAACATGAAGTTTGTGCATGCATGTTCAAATGTATCATGATCAATTATGCTAATTGTATTTCAGAAGTCAGATCCGACAGGGTTGTCAATCTTATAGGAATCAGGTTCGGGATAGGTTCATCCTTAATACAATCTTGGAAGGAGTTTGCACAAAACTAAGATACTTACAGCTAGCTACAAGATGTACTTTCTCCATCCATTCTGGTCTGCAGTTCCCTGAAAGACAGTACAGTCAAAATATTAACATGAAGTTTGTGCATGCATGTTCAAATGTATCATGATCAATTATGCTAATTGTATTTCAGAAGTCAGATCCGACAGGGTTGTCAATCTTACAGGAATCAGGTTCGGGATAGGTTCATCCTTAATACAATCTTGCAACGAGTTTGCACAAAACTAGCAGACACTTACAGTTGTTAGCTACAGACTGTATTTTTCTCATCCATGTCTGGTCTGCAGTTACCTGAAAGACAGTatggtaaaaatgttttttaccaTTAACTTTATTGTGCATGGATGTTCAAATGTATCATGATCAATTATGCTAATTGTATTTCAGAAGTCAGATCCGACAGGGTTGTCAATCTTATAGGAATCAGGTTCGGGATAGGTTCATCCTTAATACAATCTTTGCAAAAAACTAGGAGTAGACAACAGATTCTTACAGGCGTTACAGGAAGCCATGTTCTGGTGTAGAGGATTCCATTTCTGGTCTGCATCCCAGAAAAACGGTAAGATGAACAGTTTCACATTAAACCCTGGTGCATGTTCAACTGTGGTATCAGAAATCTGCAAATGGTATTTCAGAAGTCAGATCCAACAGGGTTGTCAATCTTACAGGAATCAGGTTCGGGATAGGTTCATCCTTAATACAATCTTGCAACGAGTTTGCACAAAACTAACAGATACTTACAGTTGTTAGCTACAGACTGTATTTTTCTCATTCATGTCTGGTCTGCAGTTACCTGAAAGACAGTatggtaaaaatgttttttaccaTTAACTTTATTGTGCATGGATGTTCAAATGTATCATGATCAATTATGCCAATTGTATTTCAGAAGTCAGATCCGACAGGGTTGTCAATCTTACAGGAATCAGGTTCGGGATAGGTTCATCCTTAATACAATCTTGGAAGGAGTTTGCACAAAACTAAGATACTTACAGCTAGCTACAAGATGTACTTTCCCCATCCATTCTGGTCTGCAGTTCCCTGAAAGACAGTACAGTCAAAATATTAACATGAAGTTTGTGCATGCATGTTCAAATGTATCATGATCAATTATGCTAATTGTATTTCAGAAGTCAGATCCGACAGGGTTGTCAATCTTACAGGAATCAGGTTCGGGATAGGTTCATCCTTAATACAATCTTGGAAGGAGTTTGCACAAAACTAAGATACTTACAGCTAGCTACAAGCATGTACTTTCTCCATCCATTCTGTGTACTTTCTCCATCCATTCTGGTCTGCAGTTCCCTGAAAGACAGTACAGTCAAAATATTAACATGAAGTTTGTGCATGCATGTTCAAATGTATCATGATCAATTATGCTAATTGTATTTCAGAAGTCAGATCCGACAGGGTTGTCAATCTTACAGGAATCAGGTTCGGGATAGGTTCATCCTTAATACAATCTTGGAAGGAGTTTGCACAAAACTAAGATACTTACAGCTAGCTACAAGATGTACTTTCTCCATCCATTCTGGTCTGCAGTTCCCTGAAAGACAGTACAGTCAAAATATTAACATGAAGTTTGTGCATGCATGTTCAAATGTATCATGATCAATTATGCTAATTGTATTTCAGAAGTCAGATCCGACAGGGTTGTCAATCTTACAGGAATCAGGTTCGGGATAGGTTCATCCTTAATACAATCTTTGCAAAAAACTAGGAGTAGACAACAGATTCTTACAGGCGTTACAGGAAGCCATGTTCTGGTGTAGAGGATTCCATTTCTGGTCTGCATCCCTGAAAAACAGTAAGATGAACAGTTTCACATTAAACCCTGGTGCATGTTCAACTGTGGTATCAGAAATCTGCAAATGGTATTTCAGAAGTCAGATCCGACAGGGTTGTCAATCTTACAGGAATCAGGTTCGGGATAGGTTCATCCTTAATACAATATTGCAACGAGTTTGCACAAAACTAGCAGACACTTACAGTTGTTAGCTACAGACTGTATTTTTCTCATCCATGTCTGGTCTGCAGTTACCTGAAAGACAGTatggtaaaaatgttttttttaccatTAACTTTATTGTGCATGGATGTTCAAATGTATCATGATCGATTATGCCAATTGTATTTCAGAAGTCAGATCCGACAGGGTTGTCAATCTTACAGGAATCAGGTTCGGGATAGGTTCATCCTTAATACAATCTTTGCAAAAAACTAGGAGTAGACAACAGATTCTTACAGGCGTTACAGGAAGCCATGTTCTGGTGTAGAGGATTCCATTTCTGGTCTGCATCCCTGAAAAACGGTAAGATGAACAGTTTCACATTAAACCCTGGTGCATGTTCAACTGTGGTATCAGAAATCTGCAAATGGTATTTCAGAAGTCAGATCCAACAGGGTTGTCAATCTTACAGGAATCAGGTTCGGGATAGGTTCATCCTTAATACAATCTTGGAAGGAGTTTGCACAAAACTAAGATACTTACAGCTAGCTACAAGATGTACTTTCCCCATCCATTCTGGTCTGCAGTTCCCTGAAAGACAGTACAGTCAAAATATTAACATGAAGTTTGTGCATGCATGTTCAAATGTATCATGATCAATTATGCTAATTGTATTTCAGAAGTCAGATCCGACAGGGTTGTCAATCTTACAGGAATCAGGTTCGGGATAGGTTCATCCTTAATACAATCTTGGAAGGAGTTTGCACAAAACTAAGATACTTACAGCTAGCTACAAGATGTACTTTCTCCATCCATTCTGGTCTGCAGTTCCCTGAAAGACAGTACAGTCAAAATATTAACATGAAGTTTGTGCATGCATGTTCAAATGTATCATGATCAATTATGCTAATTGTATTTCAGAAGTCAGATCCGACAGGGTTGTCAATCTTACAGGAATCAGGTTCGGGATAGGTTCATCCTTAATACAATCTTTGCAAAAAACTAGGAGTAGACAACAGATTCTTACAGGCGTTACAGGAAGCCATGTTCTGGTGTAGAGGATTCCATTTCTGGTCTGCATCCCTGAAAAACAGTAAGATGAACAGTTTCACATTAAACCCTGGTGCATGTTCAACTGTGGTATCAGAAATCTGCAAATGGTATTTCAGAAGTCAGATCCGACAGGGTTGTCAATCTTACAGGAATCAGGTTCGGGATAGGTTCATCCTTAATACAATCTTGCAACGAGTTTGCACAAAACTAGCAGACACTTACAGTTGTTAGCTACAGACTGTATTTTTCTCATCCATGTCTGGTCTGCAGTTACCTGAAAGACAGTatggtaaaaatgttttttaccaTTAACTTTATTGTGCATGGATGTTCAAATGTATCATGATCAATTATGCCAATTGTATTTCAGAAGTCAGATCCGACAGGGTTGTCAATCTTACAGGAATCAGGTTCGGGATAGGTTCATCCTTAATACAATCTTGCAACGAGTTTGCACAAAACTAGCAGACACTTACAGTTGTTAGCTACAGACTGTATTTTTCTCATCCATGTCTGGTCTGCAGTTACCTGAAAGACAGTatggtaaaaatgttttttttaccatTAACTTTATTGTGCATGGATGTTCAAATGTATCATGATCAATTATGCTAATTGTATTTCAGAAGTCAGATCCGACAGGGTTGTCAATCTTACAGGAATCAGGTTCGGGATAGGTTCATCCTTAATACAATCTTTGCAAAAAACTAGGAGTAGACAACAGATTCTTACAGGCGTTACAGGAAGCCATGTTCTGGTGTAGAGGATTCCATTTCTGGTCTGCATCCCTGAAAAACAGTAAGATGAACAGTTTCACATTAAACCCTGGTGCATGTTCAACTGTGGTATCAGAAATCTGCAAATGGTATTTCAGAAGTCAGATCCAACAGGGTTGTCAATCTTACAGGAATCAGGTTCGGGATAGGTTCATCCTTAATACAATCTTGGAAGGAGTTTGCACAAAACTAAGATACTTACAGCTAGCTACAAGATGTACTTTCCCCATCCTTTCTGGTCTGCAGTTCCCTGAAAGACAGTACAGTCAAAATATTAACATGAAGTTTGTGCATGCATGTTCAAATGTATCATGATCAATTATGCTAATTGTATTTCAGAAGTCAGATCCGACAGGGTTGTCAATCTTACAGGAATCAGGTTCGGGATAGGTTCATCCTTTGCAAAAAACTACAATCTTGGAAGGTTCTGGTGTAGTTTGCACAAAACTAAGATACTTACAGCTAGCTACAAGATGTACTTTCTCCATCCATTCTGGTCTGCAGTTCCCTGAAAGACAGTACAGTCAAAATATTAACATGAAGTTTGTGCATGCATGTTCAAATGTATCATGATCAATTATGCTAATTGTATTTCAGAAGTCAGATCCGACAGGGTTGTCAATCTTACAGGAATCAGGTTCGGGATAGGTTCATCCTTAATACAATCTTTTTGCAAAAACTAGCAGATACTAGTTGAGTAGACAACAGATTCTTACAGGCGTTACAGGAAGCCATGTTCTGGTGTAGAGGATTCCATTTCTGGTCTGCATCCCTGAAAAACAGTAAGATGAACAGTTTCACATTAAACCCTGGTGCATGTTCAACTGTGGTATCAGAAATCTGCAAATGGTATTTCAGAAGTCAGATCCGACAGGGTTGTCAATCTTACAGGAATCAGGTTCGGGATAGGTTCATCCTTAATACAATCTTGCAACGAGTTTGCACAAAACTAGCAGACACTTACAGTTGTTAGCTACAGACTGTATTTTTCATCCATGTCTGGTCTGCAGTTACCTGAAAGACAGTatggtaaaaatgttttttaccaTTAACTTTATTGTGCATGGATGTTCAAATGTATCATGATCAATTATGCCAATTGTATTTCAGAAGTCAGATCCGACAGGGTTGTCAATCTTACAGGAATCAGGTTCGGGATAGGTTCATCCTTAATACAATCTTGCAACGAGTTTGCACAAAACTAGCAGACACTTACAGTTGTTAGCTACAGACTGTATTTTTCTCATCCATGTCTGGTCTGCAGTTACCTGAAAGACAGTatggtaaaaatgttttttttaccatTAACTTTATTGTGCATGGATGTTCAAATGTATCATGATCAATTATGCCAATTGTATTTCAGAAGTCAGATCCGACAGGGTTGTCAATCTTACAGGAATCAGGTTCGGGATAGGTTCATCCTTAATACAATCTTGTAACAACTTTATTGTGCATGGATGTGTAGTGCAATTGTTAAGTATTCAGACAGTGACTTTTTCTACATTCGGTTAGGGtccagcattattctaaaatgcataaaataatctacacacaataccccataatgacaaagcaaaaacaggttttatttTAACTTGGTAAAAAATTAAAACACCCTGAaacatctaatttacataagtaatccAACCCTTactcagttttttattttattttacatttatttaagcaggtaggctagttgagaacaatttctcacttacaactgcgacctggccaagataaaagcaAAGCACCgctacacaaacaacaacacaagagttacacatggaataaacaaacatacagtcaataatacaatagaaaaagtctatatacattgtgggcaaatgaggtaggataagggaggtaggtaataaataggccgccgtggcaaaataattacaatttagcaaataaacactggagtgatagatgtgcagaagatgaatgtgcaagtggagatactggggtgcaaaggagcaaaataaataacattatGAGGTAgcttggatgggctatgtacagttgcagtgatctgtgagctgctctgacagctggtgcttaaatttAGTGAGGCAGAtatgaatctccagcttcagtgatttttgcattttcctgtcattggcagcagagaacgggaaggaaaggcagccaaaggaggaattggatttgggggtgactagtgaaatatacctactggagcacgtgctacgggtgggtgctactatggtgacAAATGAGCTGAGAtcaggcagggctttacctagcaaagacttatagatgacttggagccagtgggtttggcaacgaatataaagtgagggccagccagtgagagcatacaggtcgcagtggtgggtagtatatggggctttggtgacaaaacggacggcactgtgatagactgcatccaatttgctgagtagagtgttggaggctattttgtaaattacatcgccaaagtcaaggatcggtaggatagtcagttttacgagggtgtttgcCAGCATGAgttaaggatgctttgttgcgaaatagggagcagattctagatttaattttggattggagatgcgtaatgtgagtctggaaggagagtttacagtctaaccagacgcctaggtatttgtagatgtccacatattctaagtcagaaacgcccagagtagtgatgctggatgggcgggcagatGCTGGTagagatcggttgaagagcatgcatttagttttacttgcatttcagaaccgttggaggccacggaaggagagttgtatggcgttgaagctcgtctggaggttaggtaacaagtgtccaaagaagggccagaagtatacagaatggtgtcgtccgcgtagaggtggatcagagaatcaccagctgcaagagcgacatcattgatgtatacagagaagagagtcgagaattgaaccctgtggcacccccatagagagactgccagaggtccggacaacaggccctccgatttgacacactgaactctgttaagtagttggtgaaccagacgaggcagtcatttgagaaaccaaggctgttgagtcatCCGATAAGAATGTGTTGATTGactgagtcgaaagccttggccaggtcgatgaatacagctgaaCAGTattgtactttgttgaagtaccttt is drawn from Oncorhynchus tshawytscha isolate Ot180627B linkage group LG05, Otsh_v2.0, whole genome shotgun sequence and contains these coding sequences:
- the LOC121846489 gene encoding uncharacterized protein LOC121846489 isoform X22, yielding MASCNAWNCRPEWMEKVHLVASWNCRPERMGKVHLVASWMQTRNGILYTRTWLPVTPVTADQTWMRKIQSVANNWNCRPEWMEKVHLVASWNCRPEWMGKVHLVASWMQTRNGILYTRTWLPVTPVTADQTWMRKIQSVANNWNCRPEWMEKVHLVASWNCRPEWMGKVHLVASWMQTRNGILYTRTWLPVTPVTADQTWMRKIQSVANNWNCRPEWMEKVHLVASWKCRPEWMEKVHLVASWNCRPEWMEKVHLVASWKCRPEWMEKVHLVASWHC
- the LOC121846489 gene encoding uncharacterized protein LOC121846489 isoform X23, translated to MASCNAWNCRPEWMEKVHLVASWMQTRNGILYTRTWLPVTPVTADQTWMRKIQSVANNWNCRPEWMEKVHLVASWNCRPEWMGKVHLVASWMQTRNGILYTRTWLPVTPVTADQTWMRKIQSVANNWNCRPEWMEKVHLVASWNCRPEWMGKVHLVASWMQTRNGILYTRTWLPVTPVTADQTWMRKIQSVANNWNCRPEWMEKVHLVASWKCRPEWMEKVHLVASWNCRPEWMEKVHLVASWKCRPEWMEKVHLVASWHC
- the LOC121846489 gene encoding uncharacterized protein LOC121846489 isoform X9; translated protein: MNLNISTSRNAYGISFICNFQLVDSVSLLAKCTGRDCRNGKKNATPVTADQTWMRKIQSVANNWNCRPEWMEKVHLVASWMQTRNGILYTRTWLPVTPVTADQTWMRKIQSVANNWNCRPEWMEKVHLVASWNCRPEWMGKVHLVASWMQTRNGILYTRTWLPVTPVTADQTWMRKIQSVANNWNCRPEWMEKVHLVASWNCRPEWMGKVHLVASWMQTRNGILYTRTWLPVTPVTADQTWMRKIQSVANNWNCRPEWMEKVHLVASWKCRPEWMEKVHLVASWNCRPEWMEKVHLVASWKCRPEWMEKVHLVASWHC
- the LOC121846489 gene encoding uncharacterized protein LOC121846489 isoform X15, producing the protein MNLNISTSRNAYGISFICNFQLVDSVSLLAKCTGRDCRNGKKNATPVTADQTWMRKIQSVANNWNCRPEWMEKVHLVASWNCRPERMGKVHLVASWMQTRNGILYTRTWLPVTPVTADQTWMRKIQSVANNWNCRPEWMEKVHLVASWNCRPEWMGKVHLVASWMQTRNGILYTRTWLPVTPVTADQTWMRKIQSVANNWNCRPEWMEKVHLVASWNCRPEWMGKVHLVASWMQTRNGILYTRTWLPVTPVTADQTWMRKIQSVANNWNCRPEWMEKVHLVASWHC
- the LOC121846489 gene encoding uncharacterized protein LOC121846489 isoform X8, with translation MNLNISTSRNAYGISFICNFQLVDSVSLLAKCTGRDCRNGKKNATPVTADQTWMRKIQSVANNWNCRPEWMEKVHLVASWNCRPERMGKVHLVASWMQTRNGILYTRTWLPVTPVTADQTWMRKIQSVANNWNCRPEWMEKVHLVASWNCRPEWMGKVHLVASWMQTRNGILYTRTWLPVTPVTADQTWMRKIQSVANNWNCRPEWMEKVHLVASWMQTRNGILYTRTWLPVTPVTADQTWMRKIQSVANNWNCRPEWMEKVHLVASWKCRPEWMEKVHLVASWNCRPEWMEKVHLVASWKCRPEWMEKVHLVASWHC
- the LOC121846489 gene encoding uncharacterized protein LOC121846489 isoform X20: MNLNISTSRNAYGISFICNFQLVDSVSLLAKCTGRDCRNGKKNATPVTADQTWMRKIQSVANNWNCRPEWMEKVHLVASWNCRPERMGKVHLVASWMQTRNGILYTRTWLPVTPVTADQTWMRKIQSVANNWNCRPEWMEKVHLVASWNCRPEWMGKVHLVASWMQTRNGILYTRTWLPVTPVTADQTWMRKIQSVANNWNCRPEWMEKVHLVASWNCRPEWMGKVHLVASWMQTRNGILYTRTWLPVTPVTADQTWMRKIQSVANNWHC
- the LOC121846489 gene encoding uncharacterized protein LOC121846489 isoform X5; this translates as MNLNISTSRNAYGISFICNFQLVDSVSLLAKCTGRDCRNGKKNATPVTADQTWMRKIQSVANNWNCRPERMGKVHLVASWMQTRNGILYTRTWLPVTPVTADQTWMRKIQSVANNWNCRPEWMEKVHLVASWNCRPEWMGKVHLVASWMQTRNGILYTRTWLPVTPVTADQTWMRKIQSVANNWNCRPEWMEKVHLVASWNCRPEWMGKVHLVASWMQTRNGILYTRTWLPVTPVTADQTWMRKIQSVANNWNCRPEWMEKVHLVASWKCRPEWMEKVHLVASWNCRPEWMEKVHLVASWKCRPEWMEKVHLVASWHC
- the LOC121846489 gene encoding uncharacterized protein LOC121846489 isoform X16 → MNLNISTSRNAYGISFICNFQLVDSVSLLAKCTGRDCRNGKKNATPVTADQTWMRKIQSVANNWNCRPEWMEKVHLVASWNCRPEWMEKVHLVASWNCRPEWMGKVHLVASWMQTRNGILYTRTWLPVTPVTADQTWMRKIQSVANNWNCRPEWMEKVHLVASWNCRPEWMGKVHLVASWMQTRNGILYTRTWLPVTPVTADQTWMRKIQSVANNWNCRPEWMEKVHLVASWKCRPEWMEKVHLVASWNCRPEWMEKVHLVASWKCRPEWMEKVHLVASWHC
- the LOC121846489 gene encoding uncharacterized protein LOC121846489 isoform X11 is translated as MNLNISTSRNAYGISFICNFQLVDSVSLLAKCTGRDCRNGKKNATPVTADQTWMRKIQSVANNWNCRPEWMEKVHLVASWMQTRNGILYTRTWLPVTPVTADQTWMRKIQSVANNWNCRPEWMGKVHLVASWMQTRNGILYTRTWLPVTPVTADQTWMRKIQSVANNWNCRPEWMEKVHLVASWNCRPEWMGKVHLVASWMQTRNGILYTRTWLPVTPVTADQTWMRKIQSVANNWNCRPEWMEKVHLVASWKCRPEWMEKVHLVASWNCRPEWMEKVHLVASWKCRPEWMEKVHLVASWHC
- the LOC121846489 gene encoding uncharacterized protein LOC121846489 isoform X14 codes for the protein MNLNISTSRNAYGISFICNFQLVDSVSLLAKCTGRDCRNGKKNATPVTADQTWMRKIQSVANNWNCRPEWMEKVHLVASWNCRPERMGKVHLVASWNCRPEWMEKVHLVASWNCRPEWMGKVHLVASWMQTRNGILYTRTWLPVTPVTADQTWMRKIQSVANNWNCRPEWMEKVHLVASWNCRPEWMGKVHLVASWMQTRNGILYTRTWLPVTPVTADQTWMRKIQSVANNWNCRPEWMEKVHLVASWKCRPEWMEKVHLVASWNCRPEWMEKVHLVASWKCRPEWMEKVHLVASWHC
- the LOC121846489 gene encoding uncharacterized protein LOC121846489 isoform X19, producing the protein MNLNISTSRNAYGISFICNFQLVDSVSLLAKCTGRDCRNGKKNATPVTADQTWMRKIQSVANNWNCRPERMGKVHLVASWNCRPEWMEKVHLVASWNCRPEWMGKVHLVASWMQTRNGILYTRTWLPVTPVTADQTWMRKIQSVANNWNCRPEWMEKVHLVASWNCRPEWMGKVHLVASWMQTRNGILYTRTWLPVTPVTADQTWMRKIQSVANNWNCRPEWMEKVHLVASWKCRPEWMEKVHLVASWNCRPEWMEKVHLVASWKCRPEWMEKVHLVASWHC
- the LOC121846489 gene encoding uncharacterized protein LOC121846489 isoform X2 encodes the protein MNLNISTSRNAYGISFICNFQLVDSVSLLAKCTGRDCRNGKKNATPVTADQTWMRKIQSVANNWNCRPEWMEKVHLVASWNCRPERMGKVHLVASWMQTRNGILYTRTWLPVTPVTADQTWMRKIQSVANNWNCRPEWMEKVHLVASWNCRPEWMGKVHLVASWMQTRNGILYTRTWLPVTPVTADQTWMRKIQSVANNWNCRPEWMEKVHLVASWNCRPEWMGKVHLVASWMQTRNGILYTRTWLPVTPVTADQTWMRKIQSVANNWNCRPEWMEKVHLVASWNCRPEWMEKVHLVASWKCRPEWMEKVHLVASWHC